The Triticum dicoccoides isolate Atlit2015 ecotype Zavitan chromosome 6A, WEW_v2.0, whole genome shotgun sequence genome has a window encoding:
- the LOC119319157 gene encoding ferredoxin-thioredoxin reductase catalytic chain, chloroplastic, which translates to MMSITSTAAAAAGSPVYTPLVSRGGRRSRCAVRAQAAGEGTAAADGAASEHKSLEIMRKFSEQYARRSSTFFCSDKSVTAVVIKGLADHKDQLGAPLCPCRHYDDKAAEAAQGFWNCPCVPMRERKECHCMLFLTPDNDFAGEDQAISLEEIKEATSKY; encoded by the exons ATGATGTCGAtcacctccaccgccgccgccgccgccggcagcccGGTCTACACGCCGCTCGTCTCCAGGGGCGGGCGGCGCAGCAGGTGCGCCGTCCGAGCCCAAG CGGCCGGAGAGGGGACAGCCGCCGCCGACGGGGCGGCGTCGGAGCACAAGTCGCTGGAGATAATGCGCAAGTTCTCGGAGCAGTACGCCCGCCGCTCCAGCACCTTCTTCTGCTCCGACAAGTCCGTCACCGCCGTCGTCATCAAG GGGCTTGCTGACCACAAGGATCAACTCGGAGCACCTCTCTGCCCCTGCAG GCATTACGACGACAAGGCCGCCGAGGCGGCACAAGGGTTCTGGAACTGCCCGTGCGTCCCCATGCGAGAAAG GAAGGAGTGCCATTGCATGCTTTTCCTTACGCCCGACAACGATTTTGCCGGAGAGGACCAG GCTATCAGCTTGGAGGAGATCAAGGAGGCGACGTCCAAGTACTAA